Proteins encoded within one genomic window of Arachis ipaensis cultivar K30076 chromosome B08, Araip1.1, whole genome shotgun sequence:
- the LOC107614173 gene encoding probable sesquiterpene synthase isoform X2: MKQEVQMHKEKVKMNLLSNDNNILQRLSLIDSIQRLSISYHFENEIDRILVHIHNDFINKDLAIEECDLHFTALFFRLLRQKGYNISSDVFNKFKNKKGEFDEIIVAQDVERMWSLYEAAQLRVHGEDILEEAHKFTYNKLKSITNQLSPSLANQVNQSLQQPLDKAIPRMKARSYMSFYEENPSCDKVDLLSLAKLDFNMVQKLYKKEIGSNTKWWRELDFATKVPYARDRVVEGFFWPFATNSEPKYSTGRQMITKLAICISLVDDTFDVYGTVEELELFTKAIQRWDIQCIESLPDCFKVIFNAIMECWMEIEVFMNDVGGDSNLVLQHVKQAFSNIVQAYMVEAKWCHEDYIPTYDEYMINGILTSGSPWFTTVFIALGEFASKEMFDWISNIPFILKASSFAGRLTNDLSSHKFEQQRKHVASAVESCMKQYNFSEEEAYEFIKKDINDSWKDMNEEYLKLTEEIPRPILDCIVNLARICEFIYANFEDKYTNCELLNDDIMALLLDPIIV; encoded by the exons ATGAAACAAGAAGTTCAAATGcataaagaaaaagtgaagatGAATTTGCTTTCTAATGATAATAATATCTTACAAAGATTAAGCTTAATTGATTCAATTCAACGATTGAGTATATCTTATCATTTTGAAAATGAGATTGACAGAATATTAGTACACATCCACAATGATTTTATTAACAAAGATCTTGCTATAGAAGAATGTGACCTTCACTTTACTGCATTATTTTTTCGTTTGCTCCGACAAAAAGGATATAACATTTCATCAG ATGTTTTCAACaaattcaagaataaaaaaggagAATTCGATGAAATAATTGTTGCTCAAGATGTTGAAAGAATGTGGAGCTTGTATGAGGCTGCACAGTTAAGAGTTCATGGAGAAGATATATTAGAGGAAGCACATAAATTCACATACAATAAACTTAAGTCCATTACCAATCAATTGAGCCCATCTCTTGCTAACCAAGTCAATCAAAGTTTACAACAACCTCTTGACAAGGCAATTCCAAGAATGAAGGCAAGGTCATATATGTCTTTTTACGAAGAAAATCCTTCGTGTGACAAGGTTGATCTTCTAAGCTTGGCAAAATTGGATTTCAATATGGtacaaaaattatataaaaaagaaaTTGGTAGCAACACCAA GTGGTGGAGAGAATTAGATTTTGCAACAAAGGTTCCTTATGCAAGAGATAGGGTAGTTGAAGGATTCTTTTGGCCTTTTGCTACGAACTCTGAGCCTAAATATAGCACTGGAAGACAAATGATAACCAAATTGGCTATATGTATCTCTCTTGTGGATGATACTTTTGATGTTTATGGCACAGTTGAAGAACTTGAACTCTTCACCAAAGCAATCCAAAG ATGGGATATTCAATGCATTGAGTCTCTTCCGGATTGCTTTAAAGTTATTTTTAATGCAATCATGGAATGCTGGATGGAAATAGAGGTTTTCATGAATGATGTGGGTGGAGACTCAAACTTAGTGTTGCAACATGTTAAACAGGCT TTTTCTAATATAGTACAAGCTTACATGGTTGAAGCAAAATGGTGCCATGAGGACTACATTCCAACATATGATGAGTACATGATTAACGGAATTCTCACTTCAGGAAGCCCATGGTTCACAACAGTGTTCATTGCTCTTGGAGAATTTGCATCCAAAGAAATGTTTGATTGGATTTCTAATATTCCCTTCATCTTAAAAGCCTCATCATTTGCTGGCAGACTAACAAATGATTTGTCCTCACATAAG TTTGAACAACAAAGGAAACATGTTGCTTCTGCAGTAGAAAGTTGCATGAAGCAGTATAACTTTTCAGAAGAGGAGGCCTATGAATTCATCAAAAAGGATATCAATGATTCTTGGAAGGATATGAACGAAGAGTATCTCAAGTTAACCGAGGAAATCCCAAGACCCATCCTTGATTGCATTGTTAACTTGGCTCGCATATGTGAGTTTATATATGCAAACTTTGAAGATAAATACACCAATTGTGAACTTTTGAACGATGACATCATGGCACTGCTTTTGGACCCCATCATCGTGTAG
- the LOC110265755 gene encoding uncharacterized protein LOC110265755: MSTRGCGRGRGRDRIGTVTPGLAGNDPVDFMAALGNMAAAMQATTEALGNKINQDNHGNNNDEDGLVTFAIFLKFHPPTFRGTSNSTDADNWIQAMERALQAQQVPEEQWDEFGTHQLQGEAQHWW; the protein is encoded by the coding sequence ATGTCGACTCGCGGATGCGGTCGTGGGCGAGGTAGAGATAGGATAGGCACCGTTACTCCTGGCCTGGCAGGGAAtgatccagtagactttatggctgcTCTGGGAAATATGGCTGCAGCTATGCAGGCAACAACCGAGGCACTGGGTAATAAGATAAACCAGGATAATCACGGGAACAATAATGATGAGGATGGTCTTGTGACATTTGCTATATTTCTGAAATTTCACCCTCCGACCTTCAGGGGAACCTCAAATTCCACTGatgcagataattggattcaGGCTATGGAAAGGGCGTTGCAGGCTCAGCAGGTTCCTGAGGAGCAATGGGATGAATTTGGAACTCATCAGCTGCAAGGCGAGGCTCAGCATTGGTGGTAG
- the LOC107614173 gene encoding probable sesquiterpene synthase isoform X1, translated as MTSSQPAPSNSKRPSANFAPSIWHDTFQKYADSESLEVNEIMKQEVQMHKEKVKMNLLSNDNNILQRLSLIDSIQRLSISYHFENEIDRILVHIHNDFINKDLAIEECDLHFTALFFRLLRQKGYNISSDVFNKFKNKKGEFDEIIVAQDVERMWSLYEAAQLRVHGEDILEEAHKFTYNKLKSITNQLSPSLANQVNQSLQQPLDKAIPRMKARSYMSFYEENPSCDKVDLLSLAKLDFNMVQKLYKKEIGSNTKWWRELDFATKVPYARDRVVEGFFWPFATNSEPKYSTGRQMITKLAICISLVDDTFDVYGTVEELELFTKAIQRWDIQCIESLPDCFKVIFNAIMECWMEIEVFMNDVGGDSNLVLQHVKQAFSNIVQAYMVEAKWCHEDYIPTYDEYMINGILTSGSPWFTTVFIALGEFASKEMFDWISNIPFILKASSFAGRLTNDLSSHKFEQQRKHVASAVESCMKQYNFSEEEAYEFIKKDINDSWKDMNEEYLKLTEEIPRPILDCIVNLARICEFIYANFEDKYTNCELLNDDIMALLLDPIIV; from the exons GAAGTGAACGAAATCATGAAACAAGAAGTTCAAATGcataaagaaaaagtgaagatGAATTTGCTTTCTAATGATAATAATATCTTACAAAGATTAAGCTTAATTGATTCAATTCAACGATTGAGTATATCTTATCATTTTGAAAATGAGATTGACAGAATATTAGTACACATCCACAATGATTTTATTAACAAAGATCTTGCTATAGAAGAATGTGACCTTCACTTTACTGCATTATTTTTTCGTTTGCTCCGACAAAAAGGATATAACATTTCATCAG ATGTTTTCAACaaattcaagaataaaaaaggagAATTCGATGAAATAATTGTTGCTCAAGATGTTGAAAGAATGTGGAGCTTGTATGAGGCTGCACAGTTAAGAGTTCATGGAGAAGATATATTAGAGGAAGCACATAAATTCACATACAATAAACTTAAGTCCATTACCAATCAATTGAGCCCATCTCTTGCTAACCAAGTCAATCAAAGTTTACAACAACCTCTTGACAAGGCAATTCCAAGAATGAAGGCAAGGTCATATATGTCTTTTTACGAAGAAAATCCTTCGTGTGACAAGGTTGATCTTCTAAGCTTGGCAAAATTGGATTTCAATATGGtacaaaaattatataaaaaagaaaTTGGTAGCAACACCAA GTGGTGGAGAGAATTAGATTTTGCAACAAAGGTTCCTTATGCAAGAGATAGGGTAGTTGAAGGATTCTTTTGGCCTTTTGCTACGAACTCTGAGCCTAAATATAGCACTGGAAGACAAATGATAACCAAATTGGCTATATGTATCTCTCTTGTGGATGATACTTTTGATGTTTATGGCACAGTTGAAGAACTTGAACTCTTCACCAAAGCAATCCAAAG ATGGGATATTCAATGCATTGAGTCTCTTCCGGATTGCTTTAAAGTTATTTTTAATGCAATCATGGAATGCTGGATGGAAATAGAGGTTTTCATGAATGATGTGGGTGGAGACTCAAACTTAGTGTTGCAACATGTTAAACAGGCT TTTTCTAATATAGTACAAGCTTACATGGTTGAAGCAAAATGGTGCCATGAGGACTACATTCCAACATATGATGAGTACATGATTAACGGAATTCTCACTTCAGGAAGCCCATGGTTCACAACAGTGTTCATTGCTCTTGGAGAATTTGCATCCAAAGAAATGTTTGATTGGATTTCTAATATTCCCTTCATCTTAAAAGCCTCATCATTTGCTGGCAGACTAACAAATGATTTGTCCTCACATAAG TTTGAACAACAAAGGAAACATGTTGCTTCTGCAGTAGAAAGTTGCATGAAGCAGTATAACTTTTCAGAAGAGGAGGCCTATGAATTCATCAAAAAGGATATCAATGATTCTTGGAAGGATATGAACGAAGAGTATCTCAAGTTAACCGAGGAAATCCCAAGACCCATCCTTGATTGCATTGTTAACTTGGCTCGCATATGTGAGTTTATATATGCAAACTTTGAAGATAAATACACCAATTGTGAACTTTTGAACGATGACATCATGGCACTGCTTTTGGACCCCATCATCGTGTAG